The Anoplopoma fimbria isolate UVic2021 breed Golden Eagle Sablefish chromosome 10, Afim_UVic_2022, whole genome shotgun sequence sequence tgacctcataaagttacattgtgacctcataaagttacggaggtgaaggagagaattcaatggagctgtttcaggagctcaggagcttctgagggggagggtaactccttttaggcgtggacttcaggatttacactctatggaccttttactatgtacaacaatatatataacacactaaaggagagggaaaaagtagaaaatcataatagggccactttattATAATTGTAGTAATTTAAGATTGCATTCAAGACCGTCCTCAGacattgacacacacaaacacaccgactTGGACATGGTGTTAATGCAGAATTCTATGTTTATTCGAAAGATTTTCAACAAACATTTTCGTCTTTTTACAGAGGAACTGCACAAGTGTAAAAGTACTACAAAATGCAGCTGAACCCAGGGGAGTAAAATGAAGTGTACGGGTCTTTACAGAGTGTTTCTCAGGTCAGACCACCACCCGGCAGCCGGTCTCTCCACCTCTCAAACCGTCTTGGTATGTTAATCgaatttttcttttaaatggtGAGACTGGGGGGAAACAGCAGCATCCATCTTGGATCAAAAGTCTGCTGGTTGTTAGCAGTGGACCCAAGATGGCAGCTCTACCATACACGTATAGTCTGGATATGTGCAGCCCAAAAACaacccaaagaaaacaaagaaaaataaagacactGTACATAAACTCTCCATCCTAATGTGTTAaactataaaatacaaataaatgtacatatcAATCTTTCATCTATATAAGTGCAGGGCTCTTTTACAGGTagaagacaataaaaataaatctgtaatcCTACAGTCTTATTTTCAATATTCAAGcgttctttctctttttattttttaatcgtCACAAATCTATATGTGTTTAATTGACAATAAGAGCGTATTTTATGCTCGGTAATCCTTTTGAATAATGTgctattttttaaagttattttttttgtgttttaatcgTCCTGACAACAATAAAACTCTGTTTTACATACAGCGGGATGCATCGTGCACTTTTTAAACCTGATGCCATTTATACAGCGTGACTCATTCGCAACCTCTCGTGTTTTGCATACGTGAATGAGGAAGAagtagagagggagggagaaagagaggaagatctGGATCAAATATCCTCCAGCCTCACTTGCCTCCTAGTTtattgtttcctctcctcttgacCTCCCTATCTCCTCATCCTTTTCCttcccctttcctcctcttcctcccttcctcctcctctcccctggCCCGGTGTTTTCCTCCGCTGGGACGCCTCAGTTCCACAGTTTGAGGAAGCTGTCCCAGGATCCTGTGCAGACACCCATGCCGTCCTCGGGGACGCCGGTGCAGCTCACCCTGTTGTCGTGGCCAGACAGCACACCTGGAggagaggatagaggagaggagaggagaggagagaagagaagtgatgtgagggaagaggagagaagaggtaAGGatagaaaaggagaggagaggagaggtgaggaaaggaaaggagaggagaggagaggagacaaaaggagaggagaggagaggtgaggaaaggaaaggagaggagaggagaggagacaaaaggagaggagaggagagggaaggtgatgtgagggaagaagaaagaagaggtaAGGataggaaaggagaggagaggagagaagaggagatgagcATAGAAAAGAAAGAACGAAGAGTAAAGAAAGGGCAAAAGAAggaatcaaaagaaaaatttgGAAGGGAAGGAGAGGTGAGAAAATGGAGGAAAGGAGATAAGAGGAGGCAAGAGGATAGGAAAAGAATGGAAAAGGCAGGAACGGAGGTAGGAGGAGAGAGTATGAAAAATTCCAAGATgagttttggtatttttttacgactttttacAAAGCTTATTCAAAATTTCTCAGTTGCTGAGACAAGTTTAGTTTTTCCCTTCTTGTTGCTGAACTTAGATATCTAACTGGTGATGCTGATACAGGAGGTACATGCTGACATGCAAATACCTCCTGTTAGTGTTCCTTCTGAGTGTCAATAGAGACTTTTAGCAGACTTAAATTCTCAGTTATTTTTTGCATAAATTTATCTTAAAATCCTGCATAAATCAACCCCAACTCACCAACTTTCTCTCCCTTCAGTGAGTCCCAAATGTGGCAGTTGAAGTCGTCGTAGCCGGCAAAGAGGAGGCGGCCCGAGCTGGAGAGAGCCAGAGATGTGACGCCGGCGTTCAGGCTGGTGTCCTGGTAGCCTATCACCTCCTGGTCGGAGCGCAGGTCGTACATCTTGCAGCTGCAGTCGTCGGAGCCCGTGACGAAGCAGTTTCCACCGGGCATGTACTGAGGCGGGGAGAGAAGAATACGCATGTGATGATTAGAGCAGGAatgtagataataataataatgaaggaTGTTCTTCAATCcgttaaacttttttttatccttggAGGGTTTGAAGTGCCTTGCTCCAGAGCACCTCAGTGGTGGTAAAGATGTAAATGCTGCTCTTTAAACTTGATATATTCTACCTGTTCTAATTCTACAAattatctttgttgttgttttttgtcattttgtgactcttttttaattgttttgtgtctctctatAGTTGTTATGTGTCCATTATAGtggttttatgtctctttgtagtcattttgtgtctctttgtagttgctttgtgtctctatttgtagtcattttgattttctttatagTTGTGTTGTGTCCCTTTGTAGACATTTTCTGactctctgtagttgttttgtgtctctatgAGGCATTTATAGTctttttgtagttgctttgtatctctttgtagttgctttgtgtctatTAGTGGTTACTTTGAatatctttgtagttgttttgtgtctcatatttattttgtttctctttgcagttgttttgtttgtctatttcaagtcattttgagtctctttgtagttgttttgtgtttctttgttgtcattttgagtatttttgtagttgttttgtgtctcttgttgtcattttatgtctctttgcagttgttttgcagATGTGGTTCTTCAGTCACCAGAACTGCCTGTTCAACCAAAACCCAATGCAAAAACTCAGCTAACATCCAAAGGAGCTAAAAGTAATgataatagttaaatgtttttttctgttgtatgTGATGTGACGCATCGTTGGATCCTCACAGAGATGGCGTTGATGTCACTGGTGTGTCCGGAGAAGGTCTGCTTGCAGGTGCCTTCCCTCAGGTCCCACAGCTTGGCCAGAGAGTCACAGGCTCCAGAGATGAAGGTGTTCATGTCGGGGGAGAGAGCCAGAGACATGCAGTCTCCAATGTGGTTGGTGAAGATGATCTTCTGCTTTCCAGTCTCCAAGTCCCACAGGCagctggggaggaggaggaagtgatgaGTGTAAGAATGTATTGAAAGGATGGACCACATATCATCCGTGGTTCAGGTCaggtttttttgttcaaattaattaataaatgcaattttttaGAAGGTTTTCCTCCAGTCCATTTCATATCTGACCTGTGAAAACATCTACTCTCAAAGCTAAGAAACTAtatgataaaaaacacaatatgaatTGGTATTATCGGGATATTTGTGAATATTcaaagttactttaaaaaaagtatcaaGCTTGCTATCATGGTACAGAGGTAAACAATATTGCCTGATTTGAAAAATACAGCAATTATCATCTTTgataaaaaatagttgtttcTTAACCGAATGCAAGGTTAAGTTATTCTGTTATGTTTTAGTGACATTTTAAGAGATTTAATCATATTTTGATGATCATCGGGAAAATATATCGTCCCATGCTTATGTTCAACCTATATAAGATGTGAGAAATCTTTTGCAAagtaatttcaaataaaaaactgacattgcattgttgggtttttaaaaaatggtgtTCGATTTTGTGTAATTTGCATTTCTTGTTAGTGGCAAGAAAAGTGGCAAAAACAAACGtgaatacacatacatacaatgTCTGCTCTGCCTATGATAGATCGCTGATTTCCTGCTTTATGCAAGACTGAATTGGTTGTATggaaaataaagtatttgtCTACATAGAAGGATACCTGACCAATATTCAATCTAATTAATCCAAAACTAATAGGCCAATAAACATAACAATGTTCCCCTTTGGTTTTGACAGGACAAGTGATTCTCAAAGCAATTATGTACTTTATGCTGCAGCAAACTAAAATCAAGTCACCTAATTTCAGTGGCATTTAATTTGAATCGTCAACATAGAAAAATCCAGTTGTGCAtctttggattaaaaaaaagggctgCTTTTCCTCTAAAAATGTGACATCTTGCAGATGTTTCCAGTGGCATTGCACTCCATTTAGCTAACCTTGTATTATGGCTGAATGTAAAATGATCAACTCACCAGGTGGTGTCACCGGATGCTGTCAAGATCTCACTGTCACTAAGGAAACGGCAGCAGGACAGGTAACCTGGgtgggaaaacaaaatatcagttTGACGAAAAGGcaatttattaattgttatGCTTTTATGTAACGTAAACGTAATTTGGATTTTTGAGTTTCATCCTCACCTGTGTGTGCGTCCAGCTCCCTGAGGGTCTTGGGGGAGGCGGACTTGATGTTGTACACTGTGCACATGTTATCCAGACCACCGCTGGCCACCAGGTTACCAGAGGGGGCGAAGGCGACGCTCATCACCCAAGCTGACTTTAGTGGGACAGCAACCAACTGGGAAGTGGAAATTAAGGTTTAGTTGATTTACAGCCTCCTTCACAAATACAGTgttgcaggaatgagtccttaaaCCGTGGAATGAGTTAGCAACACTTCTGGTTCCATTGGCTTAAAGTCAATGAgtttttttgaatgtgttttccgttagatgcctgaaataaagtctgtggtTAACGCAAGTTTAAGAgatattaatgttttgttctatgaATTTTGTGGAATGTACGTGTGTTATcaaaggcggttgctaacaagtggctaaataacaatacaatacatgaTCACAACGACTAGTTCGAATTTAAGTAGTGGTGGCGACGTGAAGTTATGTGAACGTGTTGTAGTTCCTTTATAGcgtaacgttagctttttacttctggtgACTGACTTCTAAAATCataaaacttttcattttaattattagtatttttatttataaatcaaattatttttactaataatactttaaatacattttttggagTTATACCTTTACAtaagttactttttttacttttaccaGAGCCTTTTTACAGGTGTGGTATTAAAATACTTACCCCATCACTGGATGTCTCTGCACACAATAAACTCTACTGATTAGACTTTTGTAACAcaaattttataaaatgtagaGTAAGAAAATGTGATCTCACCTTGTTCCCTGTGAAAGTGTCCCAGACGAGAAGCTTTCCATCCTGTGATGCACTGACCATTGACCTGAGAGTGAGATTACAGAGTTATGGAACATGACTAAAAGTGTTGCTTAAAATGGAAACTCAATCAAGATCTCATCAATACTGAAAACCAACAGAGTCACAACTTTGTGGGTCAAGTGAGTGCAGTGTCTCATGTTGCAAGCAGTAACATTGTTCCAATACAAAGCATGAAACCGATTTGCTGCACAGAGATTGTAAAGCTACATTGATACTTTTCAACAGCATAGTTGGGCTTTTGCAGTGTTTAAAACTTAGAGCTTTCAGTATCATAAAATCATAACATCCTAGTTATAAGTACTAGTAAGCCTAGTAATCTAATATCTGTGAGAAGCATAGCACATGACTACgtgcatgttttacatttttgtatattCCAAGCTAACCTCCATGAATTGTTTGGGAGTCAAACCTACTTAtgttttaatctgtaaaaataatcaataaataacattttctaaattaaagtGGAGCTTTTGCTAAAGGCTAAAGcttacacatgcatgcatttaagaccaataatacaaattaaataaattaaaacaaaagttatttcTCTTTAATTCTGTCTACGAGGTAGCTGAAGTACTATCCATCACAGCTTAATTCTTACAAGAAATTGTGAAGCAATTGTCCCAAACTTTATCCAAAATGGCAAATGGAAGAACTTCCACAGATAATTCACTGAACCATTTAGATCATATTTTAATCGATCTGGTTTACTGGGACACTTTAACAGATCATGGTTTACTGGGACACTTTCAATAGATCGTGGTTTAGTGGGACACTTTAACAGAACATGGTTTACTTGGACACTTTACCAAATCATGGTTTAATGGGACACTTTAACAGAACATGGTTGACTGGGACAATTTAGCAGATCTAGGTTTACTGTGACACTTCAGCAGATCTAGATTTACTGGGACAGTAAACCACGATATGGTTTATGGGGACACTTTAACAGATTGTGGTTTACTGGGACAATTCAACAGATCGTGGTTTAATGGGACACTTTAGCAGATCATGGtttactgggacacttttcaCGGTTTACTGGGACACTTCAACAGATTGTGGTTCACCGGGACAGTAAACCACGATATGGTTTATGGGGACACTTTTTACAGATCGTGGTTTAATGGGACACTTTAACAGATCGTGGTCCTGTcaacctcctcatcctcacctaGAGTCAGCAGCCCAGTGCAGGGAATAGATTTTAGCCAAGTGTCCCTTGAGTGTCTTCCTTAGCTTCAGCTGGACCCGGCCCACTGCAGATGcccctcctgctgctgctgtcatgtTGCCGTCATTCACAGCCTTGCGGGCCGCCTGGTGGTCACACAGAGAATTACATGTTGGGGTAAAACAACACagatgagaaagaagaagagagtaaGGACTTTAAACTTTACTTAGGCATCCCATATCCATAACTTTCCTTTCAACCTGCAGTTTCAAATTGAGTTAATTAAGATTATGTCATCCAGGATTAATTTTGATCTGACCCTCTCAAACAATTAAACAGATTTGTAGGTGTTCTGCAAGTCATTTAAAGGCATTGAGATTAGTGGTACTGCTAGAGCAGTGTTTTTCAT is a genomic window containing:
- the gnb3b gene encoding guanine nucleotide-binding protein G(I)/G(S)/G(T) subunit beta-3b, which encodes MAAEKAEMDALKKECDGLRAQIEAARKAVNDGNMTAAAGGASAVGRVQLKLRKTLKGHLAKIYSLHWAADSRSMVSASQDGKLLVWDTFTGNKLVAVPLKSAWVMSVAFAPSGNLVASGGLDNMCTVYNIKSASPKTLRELDAHTGYLSCCRFLSDSEILTASGDTTCCLWDLETGKQKIIFTNHIGDCMSLALSPDMNTFISGACDSLAKLWDLREGTCKQTFSGHTSDINAISYMPGGNCFVTGSDDCSCKMYDLRSDQEVIGYQDTSLNAGVTSLALSSSGRLLFAGYDDFNCHIWDSLKGEKVGVLSGHDNRVSCTGVPEDGMGVCTGSWDSFLKLWN